The Desulfallas thermosapovorans DSM 6562 region CCGCAATGGTGGTGGAAGTGCCTGAAAAACAGTGGGCGGTTATCGAGGTCGAGGGCGTCAGGCGCAAGGTGGGCCTGCATCTGGTGGGGGAGGTGGCCCCCGGGGATTACCTGATGGTGCACGCCGGCTTTGCGGTGGAAAAGCTGGAACTGGCGGAAGCCGAGGCCAGGCTGGCCATATGGAAGGAGTTACTGGATTTTGAACGTGCTGAAGAGGCTTAATGATCCGCAATTAGGCCGGGAAATGATTCGGAAAGTCAGGGAGCGGGCGGCCCGCTTAACCGAGCGCCTGGGCCGGGCGGTGACGTTGATGGAAGTCTGCGGCACCCATACCATGGCGGTCTCGGGCACCGGTTTGCGCGGCCTGCTGTCCGGCCTGGTGGAATTGCGCAGCGGCCCGGGTTGTCCGGTGTGTGTAACCCCGGCCCGGGATATCGAACAAATAATTGCCTTTGCCCGGTTGTCCGGGGTGACAGTGGCTACCTTTGGCGATATGGTGCGGGTGCCGGGCGCGCAGTCCTCGCTGGAGAGGGAGCGGGCCGGGGGCGCCAGGGTGCAGATTGTTTATTCACCGGCGGATGCCCTGCAGCTGGCCAGGGACAATCCCCGCTGGGAGGTAATATTTATCGGGGTGGGTTTTGAGACTACAGCGCCATTGGCTGCGGTCAGTATTAAACAAGCCGCTGAGCTTGGTTTGACTAACTTCAGTATCTATTCCGTACATAAACTGGTGCCCCCGGTGATGGGGGCTTTGCTTGGAGCCGGGGACCTCAAGGTGGACGGGTTTATTCTGCCGGGGCACGTTTGCGCGGTGACGGGCAGCCGGGCCTTTGCCTTTATCGGGGAGGAGTATGGCATTCCGGCGGTGGTGGCAGGATTTACCCCGGTGGATAT contains the following coding sequences:
- a CDS encoding HypC/HybG/HupF family hydrogenase formation chaperone, which codes for MQFKKRRTVAAMCLGIPAMVVEVPEKQWAVIEVEGVRRKVGLHLVGEVAPGDYLMVHAGFAVEKLELAEAEARLAIWKELLDFERAEEA
- the hypD gene encoding hydrogenase formation protein HypD, coding for MLKRLNDPQLGREMIRKVRERAARLTERLGRAVTLMEVCGTHTMAVSGTGLRGLLSGLVELRSGPGCPVCVTPARDIEQIIAFARLSGVTVATFGDMVRVPGAQSSLERERAGGARVQIVYSPADALQLARDNPRWEVIFIGVGFETTAPLAAVSIKQAAELGLTNFSIYSVHKLVPPVMGALLGAGDLKVDGFILPGHVCAVTGSRAFAFIGEEYGIPAVVAGFTPVDILDALYVLLDLIQAGDHRVVNGYRWVVRDDGNLKAQRAITDCFYTGDAAWRGFGVVEGSGLFIRDQYAQYDATQKFAGAGPASVAGPGLATERVGKSTTTGGFGTGDFLEPRGCRCGELLRGLITPPDCALFGGKCTPASPAGPCMVSSEGACAAYYRYVTNQPRLPGVVNANSGAAGSGAGCRKVEL